One Flagellimonas sp. CMM7 genomic region harbors:
- a CDS encoding glycoside hydrolase family 18 protein, whose amino-acid sequence MKYIKLLTAFLVVFLVVSFVNSKKQKEDSIVVMGYYVPEKNYSPDQLPLEQLTHIIFSFTNVIDGEMKFRHAENGKKLHELVAHREKHPHLKVMIACGGWGADGFSDMAHTAENRKKFVESVVNFNKEYQLDGLDVDWEYPAIPAANTGARPEDKQNFTLLMKELREALNTLEREQILTFASAGWKRYYNNIEITEVMKYADFMNVMTYDQVGGSSPFTGHHTPLGYIKEEDIKDTPAAEFIENYRKSQKGGNGDYGPRSAQKIINFCIENGVKPEQLVIGSAFYGRAWKGVPPVNNGLYQSNTGAHIGWSGYSQIRKEFEVDTNYKRYWDSIAKAPYLYSEKDSIFISYDDTVSVRLKTEYALKKKLGGIMFWQLGNDTKEKSSLLKAMYDASIK is encoded by the coding sequence ATATTATGTTCCGGAAAAAAACTATAGCCCGGATCAACTTCCCTTAGAGCAATTAACACATATCATATTTTCTTTCACCAATGTTATTGATGGTGAGATGAAGTTTAGGCATGCAGAAAATGGCAAAAAACTTCATGAACTGGTTGCCCATCGCGAAAAACACCCGCATTTAAAGGTAATGATAGCCTGCGGCGGATGGGGGGCGGATGGCTTTTCAGATATGGCCCATACCGCAGAGAATCGAAAGAAATTCGTGGAAAGTGTAGTAAATTTCAATAAAGAATATCAGCTTGATGGACTTGATGTTGATTGGGAGTATCCCGCTATACCAGCGGCAAATACAGGGGCAAGGCCGGAAGACAAGCAGAACTTCACCTTGTTGATGAAAGAATTGCGCGAAGCTCTAAATACCTTAGAAAGAGAACAGATACTAACGTTTGCATCCGCAGGATGGAAACGCTATTACAACAACATTGAGATTACGGAAGTCATGAAATATGCTGATTTTATGAATGTGATGACATATGATCAGGTAGGTGGAAGCTCACCTTTTACAGGGCATCATACCCCATTGGGATACATAAAAGAAGAAGACATTAAAGATACTCCTGCAGCTGAATTTATTGAGAATTATAGGAAATCACAGAAAGGCGGTAACGGTGATTATGGACCAAGATCAGCTCAAAAAATTATCAATTTTTGTATTGAAAATGGAGTCAAACCGGAACAGCTTGTTATAGGTTCGGCATTTTATGGCAGAGCATGGAAAGGAGTCCCGCCTGTGAACAATGGACTTTATCAATCAAATACGGGCGCCCATATTGGATGGAGCGGCTATAGTCAAATCAGGAAAGAATTTGAGGTCGATACAAACTACAAAAGATATTGGGATTCCATTGCAAAAGCACCCTACCTCTATAGCGAAAAGGATAGCATTTTTATAAGTTATGATGATACGGTCTCTGTTAGACTAAAAACAGAGTATGCATTAAAAAAGAAATTGGGAGGTATAATGTTCTGGCAACTTGGGAACGATACCAAAGAAAAAAGCAGCCTTCTGAAAGCGATGTATGATGCTTCCATAAAATAA